Within Bactrocera oleae isolate idBacOlea1 chromosome 6, idBacOlea1, whole genome shotgun sequence, the genomic segment TATGTGAAGAAAATGTTGcaagaaaatatgcaaaatacgACTAGTGCACGAACATGTGACATTTATAAAGTGACAATCAAACTGGCATTGTTGCATTCACTATACAGTACCTAACCACTGAATTATGACCGGTGGTATTtaagaagaaaatttttaaattaactgtgcgaagagaaaataaaaaaaaactttaacttcggcttCACAGTTGCTATAATACGTTCATATtcacaaaagattccttacaagaacttgactttgatcgatcAGCTTGTAATGCAGCGAtagagtgatccgatctgaacaatttcttcagatattgcaTAATTGCCTTggatccatgccaaatttacgatatatcgacaaatgaaaagtttaccacacaagcacttgattccgatcgctcaagttgtatggcagctatatgctatagttttttGATATCAGCCGCTccaacaaatgagtagctttttggtgagaaacgatgggtgcaaaatttcagatatcttaaaaactagttcgcatatatttagatatggctaaatcgactcagctcgataTGCtgaccatatatacatatatatactcgtatagcaaacttaatatacgctatcCGAACCTACTGTGAACCTACTACAAGTAACTTAAGAACAAATTCGCTGCGACAAAAATCGAATCAATTTGGcttctattttcttttatatttcctatttctatccaatacaataaataacCAATATAAAAATTGTCGTTCGGTTGATATTTTACAGCCGGTATATGAGAAATcctatatttgaaattaaatacaattgcTTTCTTGGACAAAATCTTTGTATGAATCTGAtcaatacaataataacaaccacTCTGGTTGGCTTAATACCTTTCTGACACGTCAAAAAGTGTTTAtctcaataaaataaagtaagaaGGCTTCAATTAGCATAAATTGAATCGGTACACAACCTAAGTGATATTGATCCAGGCATATACGATTAATCTTCTATAATGACttcaatttataataataacgaATTCAGACGTCACCACTTGTACTTGCATGTGTTGAAATTGcatcaatattttaaaacatttgtttgacttttatttttgcattgacCTTAATTTTATGTACAAATACTGTacttacaaaatcaaaatagaTTACTGTGTAAAATAATATCAGCATCTATTTTCAGCATTTGTGTGCCTTGGGGCTACAAACTGGACATGCAACGCCTGAATAACGCAATCAGTTATGCCGAGCTATGTTGTCACAGTTGCACAGAGAATTCGAGCAAAATGAGGTCGCACGTTACGATGCATAGTGGCGATAGATTCTTCATAATTGATTGGAAAATTAAGCAAAGATAGAAAAGACATAAAACTAtcaagaaaattatattgtattttcagAGTCTTAACTTTAGTTTTTAAGTATTGAAAGGTTATCAATGAAATCAAAgtaattgttttgttgttttaataaacaatCAAGCTATTTATTTATAACGAACAACATCTTCTTCACTTCTCACGAGTTTGTGCTCTTTGTACAGGAAATTGTTATTTCATAAAATGTGGTAGAAATCATCAAAAATGTTAGAATTAGAGATTAATGATTATAAGATAAAATAGacacatattaaatataatatataaaatagagGAATAATGGCTCTTATACAATTTTGTTAATGATTATTAGAAATTTACTAGCCTATCCAAGCATGATATGAGTAATTGTGCGCGATTTTTAGCAAGTTTTAGACATATTTTCGTCGTTCGCTCAGTCATCATCATCACTTTTTATAGAAGCTACATCGGTTGTCATAAGTGCCTACTCGGCTTAGTGGAAAGGATGAAAGTCGTGATGATCGTAGTGATGGTGGTACGGATCCAAAGCGTACGGATGATAAGCCTTGATTATGGGCGCTGGATGATATGTTTTGATAATCGGATGCACGACAGTCTTCAGTACCGGCACCACAACTGGCTTAATGATAGGCGCGCTGTGTATAACTGTTGAGCTCTG encodes:
- the LOC106623355 gene encoding uncharacterized protein, whose translation is MFKLSIILSMLVALANARPGYLHGHYPHIDYPLLHHHHEPLHLTKLVHIPAAISHQSSTVIHSAPIIKPVVVPVLKTVVHPIIKTYHPAPIIKAYHPYALDPYHHHYDHHDFHPFH